From the genome of Candidatus Eisenbacteria bacterium:
CCTATCCTCCGAGCACAGGACTTCAGGCCCTAAGGGAAAAAATAGCAGCGTGGATGGCGAAGAGATTCAATGTGACCCTTGATCCCGACAAGGAAGTGCTTGTGCTTGTAGGGTCGAAAGAAGGGATCGTCCACCTTTCCCTGGCGCTCCTCAACTGTGGCGATGTGTCGCTTGTGCCGCAGCCCGGATATCCGGCCTACAAGGCATCGGCTGTGCTTGCGGGCGGCGATCCGCACCCGCTTCCGTTGAAAAAGGAAAGGGGATATCTCCCGGATTTTGGCTCGGTCTCGGAAGAGGTTCTTCGGAGGACGAAACTTGTATTTCTGAACTATCCAAACAATCCGACAGGAGCGGTCTGTGACAAAGCTCTGTACGAAGAGGCAGCCGGGCTGGCGAGAAAGTATGGTTTTGTGGTAGCCAGCGATGCAGCGTATTCTGAGATAACTTTCGACGGATACAAATCTCCGAGCCTCCTCCAGATTCCGGGCGCAAAGGATATCGGGATTGAGTTTCACTCCTTTTCCAAGACTTTCAGCATGGCAGGATGGCGCATTGCATTTGCCGTGGGCGGGAAGGAAACTATTCAGGCGCTTGCCTCAGTTAAATCGAATCTTGATTCGAGTGTCTTCAAGCCCATCCAGTTTGCGGCGATCGAAGCTCTTTCACTTGGCGGCGGTCACTTGGAGAAGCTTAAGGAGACCTACAGGCGGCGGAGAGACCTGGCGGTGGAAAGACTATTGGGGCTTGGGGTTAATGTGGCGAAGCCCCTCGGGAGCTTCTATCTTTGGGTTCCGGTGCCTCAGGGATGCGACTCAGCCGCCTTTACAAAAGAATTGCTTCACCAGTGTGGAGTGCTCGTCGCGCCCGGCACTGGATTTGGAGAAGAAGGTGAGGGCTACGTCAGGATCTCGCTCACTTCCAGCGAGGAAAAGCTTGAAGAGGCCTTTGGCAGAATTAGTGACAGTCACCTATTTTCGCGCTGTCGCGATGTGATCGTCCGCTGAGAAAATAGCCGAAAAGCACTCGAGAATTGGTGGCTGAAAATAGGTGACTGTCACTATTTAAGAAATAGGTGACTGTCACTAATTAAATATGGACCGGATAAGACTCAACAACATTGTTCTGTACGGATACCACGGCACCTCTCTGCCGGAAAGCCAGATGAGGCAGAAGGTCGAGGTTGACGTTGAGCTCAGGGTTCCTCTCGAAAGACCGGGTAAGGACGACAACCTCGAAGAGACGATTGACTACACGAAGGTCTATTCTCTTGTCGAGGAAGTCGTCACGGAGAAAAAATTCAAGCTTCTTGAGGCTTTGGCCCATGAACTTGCCCTGAGACTCCTTTCTTCATTTCCGGTGCAAGAAGCACTTGTCAGGGTAAGGAAACTGAATGTACCATTTGCCGGGAACGCATCGAATGTCGAGGTTGAGGTCTCCCGGTCCAGGAAGTGAGACAAGAGAAGTGAGAAACGTATTCATAGGATTGGGCTCTAATCTGGGTGAGAGGGAAGCATCACTGAAAGCGGCAATTGAGATGCTTTCAAAACTGCCGCAAACCCTCTTGATCAGGGTTTCGTCTCTCTACGATACGGCTCCGGTCGGTGAGCTTGATCAGCCGAACTTTCTTAATGCAGTCGCCATTATTGAGACCGGACTCTCTCCGCGGAAGCTCCTCTGGAATCTGCTTCTCATTGAAAAGAGACTTGGGAGGACACGACAGAAGAGGTGGGGTCCGAGAGTGATTGACCTGGATATTCTTTTTTACGGGAATCTGATTGTCGAGGAGGCGGACCTGATAATCCCGCATCCGGAGATTGAAAAGAGAGCTTTTGTCCTTGTCCCGGCATCAGAACTTGAGCCTGAGTTCATCCATCCACGGAAGGGCGAGACGCTCTCGCAACTTCTCAAGCGCCTTGACCTGCGATCTTCCTCTGTGAAGCGAAAAGGCCGCCTTTGGTTCTGACATGAAAGAGGCGAGCTATGTCGCCATAGAGGGAGTGATCGGGGTCGGAAAGACAAGCCTCGCCCGGATTCTCTCCGAGACGTTCGGTGCTCACCTTCTGCTTGAAAAGGTCGAAGAAAACCCGTTTCTAAAAGACTTCTACAAGGACAGAAAAAGGTATGCGTTTCAAACTCAGATGTTCTTTCTC
Proteins encoded in this window:
- the folK gene encoding 2-amino-4-hydroxy-6-hydroxymethyldihydropteridine diphosphokinase, which produces MRNVFIGLGSNLGEREASLKAAIEMLSKLPQTLLIRVSSLYDTAPVGELDQPNFLNAVAIIETGLSPRKLLWNLLLIEKRLGRTRQKRWGPRVIDLDILFYGNLIVEEADLIIPHPEIEKRAFVLVPASELEPEFIHPRKGETLSQLLKRLDLRSSSVKRKGRLWF
- the folB gene encoding dihydroneopterin aldolase translates to MDRIRLNNIVLYGYHGTSLPESQMRQKVEVDVELRVPLERPGKDDNLEETIDYTKVYSLVEEVVTEKKFKLLEALAHELALRLLSSFPVQEALVRVRKLNVPFAGNASNVEVEVSRSRK
- a CDS encoding LL-diaminopimelate aminotransferase — encoded protein: MIADRLKKLPRYFFVELDFLRAEMEKKGVSVINLSVGDPDIATPFPVVEKLKESASLQPNQTYPPSTGLQALREKIAAWMAKRFNVTLDPDKEVLVLVGSKEGIVHLSLALLNCGDVSLVPQPGYPAYKASAVLAGGDPHPLPLKKERGYLPDFGSVSEEVLRRTKLVFLNYPNNPTGAVCDKALYEEAAGLARKYGFVVASDAAYSEITFDGYKSPSLLQIPGAKDIGIEFHSFSKTFSMAGWRIAFAVGGKETIQALASVKSNLDSSVFKPIQFAAIEALSLGGGHLEKLKETYRRRRDLAVERLLGLGVNVAKPLGSFYLWVPVPQGCDSAAFTKELLHQCGVLVAPGTGFGEEGEGYVRISLTSSEEKLEEAFGRISDSHLFSRCRDVIVR